A genomic segment from Pirellulales bacterium encodes:
- a CDS encoding polysaccharide deacetylase family protein has protein sequence MFNKSAVTIVVVALIVIGGLSRFVMGEGSPPAVNADRLNYLYGVNPYYVSGAFAKLTTPQWLGEKGVDAVVVLAIDDLRPKDQKKYSDYLAPVIQAMQGLRPAGTMSIMACSVAPQIPELRQLRQQGVSIEVHTLDHPLPMLRRWDFDAAKSTYDRCIELVSKIPGNAPVAFRVPFCDTHNTPSPRFFAEIFGKTTRSGAFLSIDSSVFNLITEEDGALPRQITRGEDGRPRFGRYLPASSYANLVVNYPYPYVIGGFCWEFPPTVPSDYEAQLVNGPNSDATLGDMKFAIDAAVLKQGVYAPVFHPHGWIRNDQIAALVKYAAQRYPGRVRFMSFGDALQRLNENLLQGQAVRSARAGDNGVRIIDVDGDGFMDVIVANEKLRVTRIWRPTEQKWLEVPFPTQLVDNGVSTGAQFGIVRPGGAVSVMIRTQSEAGAWTFSDGKWSEDKALLNGLDINGHAVLTAAGGVDQGVRFRDINHGGICELIVGNCESNAVFQWDESAGRWRQLSFALPGGVGFVDGKGRDAGLRMVDLDGDGCLDVIFSDDNRYVAALFGSMTSGWSKTIADVRRAKGQKDVPMPFVRETTNNGAWFHGQRLLIQNEDTEKLPDFVELHSFAELLRGPSEAVRK, from the coding sequence ATGTTCAACAAAAGCGCGGTAACGATTGTTGTGGTTGCGCTGATTGTGATAGGGGGGTTAAGCCGTTTCGTTATGGGCGAGGGCAGCCCCCCGGCGGTCAATGCCGATCGGTTGAATTATCTATATGGCGTCAACCCTTATTATGTGTCTGGGGCATTTGCAAAGCTGACGACGCCACAATGGCTGGGAGAAAAGGGGGTAGATGCGGTGGTTGTTCTGGCAATAGATGATCTACGACCAAAGGATCAGAAGAAGTACAGCGACTATCTCGCGCCCGTGATTCAGGCGATGCAGGGACTGCGTCCGGCGGGGACGATGAGCATCATGGCATGTTCAGTTGCGCCGCAGATCCCCGAGTTGCGGCAACTTCGCCAACAAGGGGTTTCGATAGAGGTGCATACGCTCGATCATCCGCTGCCGATGCTGCGGCGGTGGGATTTTGATGCGGCGAAATCCACTTACGATCGATGCATCGAGTTGGTGAGCAAGATTCCAGGAAATGCACCGGTGGCGTTTCGGGTGCCATTTTGTGACACACACAATACACCGAGCCCGCGTTTTTTTGCGGAAATATTTGGGAAGACGACGCGATCAGGGGCGTTTCTGAGCATCGATAGTTCGGTTTTTAACCTGATTACTGAAGAAGACGGCGCGTTGCCGCGCCAGATCACGCGCGGTGAAGACGGGCGGCCGCGATTCGGCAGGTATTTACCCGCGAGCAGCTATGCTAATCTGGTCGTCAATTACCCGTACCCTTATGTAATAGGCGGCTTTTGCTGGGAGTTTCCGCCGACGGTTCCCAGTGATTATGAAGCGCAGCTGGTCAACGGGCCAAATAGCGATGCAACGCTCGGCGATATGAAGTTTGCGATCGACGCGGCCGTGTTGAAGCAGGGAGTCTATGCGCCGGTCTTCCATCCGCATGGTTGGATCAGAAATGATCAGATCGCGGCGCTGGTGAAATATGCGGCGCAACGATATCCAGGGCGCGTTCGGTTCATGAGCTTTGGCGACGCGTTGCAGCGTTTGAACGAAAATCTCCTCCAAGGACAGGCAGTCCGTTCGGCGCGCGCCGGAGATAATGGCGTACGAATCATCGACGTGGACGGCGATGGTTTCATGGATGTCATCGTGGCGAATGAGAAGCTGCGAGTAACGAGGATATGGCGACCTACCGAGCAGAAGTGGTTGGAGGTTCCATTTCCGACGCAGTTGGTAGACAACGGCGTTTCCACCGGCGCGCAATTTGGCATTGTGCGGCCAGGGGGGGCGGTTTCAGTGATGATCCGGACGCAATCTGAGGCAGGGGCGTGGACGTTTTCCGATGGTAAATGGAGCGAAGACAAGGCGCTTTTGAATGGACTGGACATCAATGGGCATGCCGTGTTGACGGCGGCCGGAGGGGTGGATCAGGGCGTGCGTTTTCGTGATATCAACCATGGCGGCATATGCGAATTGATAGTCGGCAATTGCGAGTCGAACGCTGTGTTTCAGTGGGACGAATCGGCTGGGCGCTGGCGGCAGCTGTCTTTTGCCCTGCCGGGGGGCGTCGGGTTCGTCGACGGCAAGGGGCGCGATGCGGGTCTGCGCATGGTCGATTTGGACGGCGACGGGTGCTTGGACGTAATATTCTCGGATGACAATCGCTATGTGGCCGCCCTGTTCGGATCGATGACGTCTGGCTGGTCGAAAACGATCGCCGATGTACGGCGTGCGAAAGGTCAGAAAGATGTCCCTATGCCATTCGTGCGCGAAACCACCAATAACGGAGCGTGGTTTCATGGCCAACGGTTGCTGATTCAGAATGAGGATACTGAGAAGCTTCCAGACTTCGTGGAGTTGCATTCCTTTGCGGAGCTTCTGCGTGGTCCCTCGGAAGCGGTTCGAAAATGA